From the Actinomyces sp. zg-332 genome, the window TTGACAGCGCGTTCAAAATAACCTGGACGTTTAAAAGTAGTAATAATAACAACTTTTGTATCAATATTATTTGTTCGTATCCATTCAAGTACATCCAGCCCAGTCATTTTAGGCATTTCAACATCTAAAATAACAACATCAAAACTGTTTTCTTTTAAAGATTGACAAGCACTAATACCATCGCAAACTTGTACTACACTATTTACTTCTTCTTCCATCAACAATAAAGTAGATAAGGCATCACGTAACATACTTTGATCTTCAGCTAGTAATATATTCATACTATTCTTTCTCAAATGGTATTGTAATAACTATATTTGTCGGATTTTTTATACTAGTAATTTTCACTTTTCCTTTTACTAATACTAACCTATCTTTAATTGACTTTAATTCGTTTCCAACTAAAGTTTCAAAACCAATACCATTATCACTAAAATCAACCACTGTATCAGTATCTGTTTCATAAAAACTAAGGCTACAGCTTTTAGCTTTAGAATGTTTTATGACATTATTTGACAGCTCACGCACAATCATTGAAATAGTAGATTGCATAGTTGGAGAAAGGATATTTGCTTTTTCCTCCCCTAAAACCTCTAAGGATATACCTGCTAGCTCCAGTGTTTGACTAATTGTTACCAGCTCAGATTCAACAGTTTGATATTTCAAACCAGATACAACTTGACGAACTTGTCCCATAGCATTTTTCGTCAAAGCATTTAAATCAACAAGTTCTTTTTCAGCTTTATCATATTGATTTTTCTCGAACAATTTTAGTGCTAACTCTGATTTCAAACTCATAGTTGCAAACAAGTGTCCAAGAGTGTCGTGTAAATCACGTCCTATACGGTTACGCTCATTCTCAGCAATAAGCTGATTAATATACATATTTTGTTGCCAAAGCTGTTTCTCAATTTTTTCTTTCCTAATTAGCCCACGTTGAATAAAAATCATAGCTATACAAATAAAATAAACAGCAATGATAAAGAAAGCGCTTTCAAGATTAGCTTTTAGAACCATATAAATCGTTATACTCGCACCTAAGACGAAAAAGACAATATAGCGAGGATGAGAAAGCTTATCTTTATAGTGCCACACTTGTAGGTTTGAAGTGTAGAATAAAAAGTAGAAAAAGTAAGGTGAATACCAGATAATACCACCAATAATATAAGCCCAAATATAAACTAAGCAAATACTACTGACTAAAGTGTTATCTGTGTGTAATATACATAAATAGCTAAAAGTGAAAATAAGTGACAGCCATATAAAATATGTTGGTAAAGTACCTAAGTAAACTTGTATAAAAGGTACTATATGAAAAACCATCCATATATAAAATAAAATATAATTTTCTCTTTTCTTGAAAAAAGCCACTTACCTCACCCTTTTGCGACGAGCAATTACTAGCGAAACTGCTACAAATAATACAGCATAAGCAGTCAAAATCATAAACGATTCTGTAGCAAAAGTATGCTTAT encodes:
- a CDS encoding sensor histidine kinase, translating into MWHYKDKLSHPRYIVFFVLGASITIYMVLKANLESAFFIIAVYFICIAMIFIQRGLIRKEKIEKQLWQQNMYINQLIAENERNRIGRDLHDTLGHLFATMSLKSELALKLFEKNQYDKAEKELVDLNALTKNAMGQVRQVVSGLKYQTVESELVTISQTLELAGISLEVLGEEKANILSPTMQSTISMIVRELSNNVIKHSKAKSCSLSFYETDTDTVVDFSDNGIGFETLVGNELKSIKDRLVLVKGKVKITSIKNPTNIVITIPFEKE